Proteins encoded by one window of Vigna radiata var. radiata cultivar VC1973A chromosome 5, Vradiata_ver6, whole genome shotgun sequence:
- the LOC106761714 gene encoding oleosin 1, with protein sequence MADHQPRTAGPYYGSSHGTSYGPPYGNTNESNTSSYNNSASRQTVRFITAVTIGISLLLLAGLIFTGIVIGLIVATPLLVIFSPILVPAAFVLFLVTSGFMFSGSCGVAAIAVLSWIYNYVSGNHPAGSDTLDYAKGYLADKARDVKERAKDYGSYAQGKIQEATQGAY encoded by the coding sequence atGGCTGATCATCAACCAAGAACTGCAGGTCCCTACTATGGTTCCTCCCATGGAACCTCCTATGGACCACCCTATGGAAATACCAATGAGTCCAACACCAGCAGCTACAACAACTCTGCTTCACGTCAAACGGTCAGGTTCATAACTGCTGTTACTATTGGCATCTCACTCTTGCTCTTGGCTGGGTTGATCTTCACAGGTATTGTCATAGGGTTGATAGTTGCAACTCCCCTTCTTGTGATCTTCAGCCCCATCCTTGTCCCAGCAGCATTTGTGTTGTTCCTAGTTACTTCCGGATTTATGTTCTCTGGCAGCTGTGGTGTGGCTGCCATTGCTGTTTTGTCTTGGATTTACAACTACGTGTCTGGGAACCATCCTGCAGGTTCTGATACTCTTGACTATGCAAAAGGGTACCTTGCTGATAAGGCAAGGGATGTGAAGGAGAGAGCAAAGGATTATGGAAGCTATGCTCAGGGTAAAATTCAGGAAGCTACGCAGGGAGCTTATTAA
- the LOC106761190 gene encoding AIG2-like protein D encodes MSVNVNCVGGETHNVFVYGSLLADEVVHTLLKRLPPTTPAILHDHHRFKIKGRVYPAILPVHNDKVNGKVLLGLSGVELHILDEFEDHEYTRTDVEVFLADKSEKMLVYAYVWGNRNDPNLYSEWDFEEWKQIHMNDFVKMTNSFMEELESSESKPRVQTYEAFYKEEKDKPIQP; translated from the exons atgagCGTAAACGTGAATTGCGTGGGTGGCGAAACTCACAACGTCTTCGTCTACGGTAGCCTTCTGGCCGATGAGGTTGTCCATACCCTCTTGAAGCGCCTTCCTCCGACCACACCTGCCATCCTTCACGACCa TCACAGGTTTAAGATCAAAGGTCGCGTTTATCCCGCTATTCTCCCCGTCCACAATGACAAAGTTAATGGCAAG GTGCTTCTTGGTTTATCGGGAGTTGAACTGCATATTTTAGATGAGTTCGAGGATCATGAATATACTAGAACTGATGTTGAGGTTTTCTTGGCG GACAAGTCTGAAAAGATGCTAGTTTACGCATATGTTTGGGGCAATAGAAATGACCCCAACTTATATTCAGAGTGGGACTTTGAG GAATGGAAACAAATTCACATGAATGATTTCGTTAAGATGACCAATAGCTTTATGGAAGAATTAGAATCGTCAGAATCCAAGCCAAGAGTGCAGACTTATGAAGCCTTCTACAAGGAGGAAAAGGATAAGCCAATTCAACCTTGA
- the LOC106759900 gene encoding proteasome subunit beta type-6: MDQKVDFSAPHSMGTTIIGVTYKDGVVLGADSRTSTGVYVANRASDKITQLTDNVYVCRSGSAADSQIVSDYVRYFLHQHTIQLGQPATVKVAANLVRLLSYNNKNFLETGLIVGGWDKYEGGQIFGVPLGGTIVQQPFAIGGSGSSYLYGFFDQAWKEGMSKEEAEDLVKKAVSLAIARDGASGGVVRTVIINSEGVTRNFYPGDQLPLWHEELEPHNSLLDILGAPEPMSM; this comes from the exons ATGGATCAGAAAGTCGATTTCAGCGCTCCCCATTCCATGGGAACCACTATCATCGGCGTTACTTACAAAGACGGTGTCGTTTTGGGAGCCGATTCTCGAACCAGCACTG GAGTGTATGTTGCCAACCGGGCATCAGACAAAATTACACAGCTCACTGATAATGTCTATGTCTGTCGTTCTGGATCG GCTGCAGATTCTCAGATTGTATCTGACTATGTGCGTTACTTCCTCCATCAACACAC GATACAACTTGGACAACCTGCAACAGTTAAAGTTGCTGCAAACCTTGTCCGGCTTCTCTCATATAACAACAAG AATTTCTTAGAGACTGGGTTAATTGTTGGAGGTTGGGATAAATATGAAGGTGGACAAATTTTTGGCGTCCCTCTGGGTGGAACAATAGTACAGCAACCTTTTGCTATTGGag GATCTGGCTCCAGTTACTTGTATGGTTTTTTTGACCAAGCCTGGAAAGAGGGAATGAGCAAGGAGGAAGCTGAG GATTTAGTTAAAAAGGCAGTTTCACTGGCTATTGCTCGTGATGGAGCCAGTGGTGGGGTGGTCCGAACCGTCATA ATAAACTCAGAGGGAGTGACCAGGAATTTCTACCCTGGCGACCAACTTCCATTATGGCATGAAGAACTGGAGCCTCATAACTCTTTGCTTGACATTCTTGGTGCCCCAGAGCCGATGAGCATGTGA